One segment of Phycisphaerales bacterium DNA contains the following:
- a CDS encoding exosortase-associated EpsI family protein — translation MSHPHAKLLGLPRGVVLAATVAIALLVASGAVLGLSIRALDLYLQKSPIYPRTGLEMRDVPAETEHWRRVGPDRFESSEIEDTLGTTNYVTRTYEEKDPEGDLPRRIDVHLAYYTGSIDTVPHIPERCFVGGGMQIGGGTRVVDVPLDDSRWLPMRDAPEVMQGRAFTTTLARGTYSNRPGQRVLLPLDPREVQLRVTEFSVPGAPSLYAGYFFIVNGEHRSSAEGVRLLAFDLKTDYAYYLKVQFNSQRVASAEELAEIAGDLLDDLLGELMLCVPDWAEVTTGEWPEDNKKRPASRG, via the coding sequence ATGAGCCACCCACACGCCAAGCTGCTTGGATTGCCCCGCGGCGTCGTCCTCGCGGCGACGGTCGCCATCGCGTTACTGGTTGCGTCCGGCGCGGTGCTGGGATTGTCGATCCGGGCCCTGGACCTGTACCTGCAGAAGAGCCCGATCTACCCGCGGACCGGCCTTGAAATGCGCGACGTGCCGGCCGAGACCGAGCACTGGCGCCGCGTCGGTCCCGATCGGTTCGAATCCAGCGAGATCGAGGACACGCTCGGCACGACCAACTACGTGACGCGAACCTACGAAGAGAAGGACCCCGAGGGAGACCTGCCGCGTCGTATCGACGTGCACCTGGCGTACTACACCGGCTCGATTGATACCGTGCCGCACATTCCCGAGCGTTGCTTCGTTGGCGGTGGCATGCAGATCGGCGGCGGAACCCGCGTGGTCGACGTTCCGCTGGACGACAGCCGCTGGCTACCGATGCGTGATGCGCCCGAGGTCATGCAGGGGCGCGCGTTCACGACGACGCTGGCCCGGGGCACGTATTCGAATCGACCTGGACAGCGGGTGCTGCTCCCGCTTGATCCAAGGGAAGTTCAGCTTCGCGTGACCGAGTTCTCGGTGCCCGGCGCGCCGAGCTTGTACGCGGGATACTTCTTCATCGTCAATGGCGAGCATCGATCGAGTGCCGAGGGGGTGCGGCTGCTCGCCTTCGATCTGAAGACGGACTATGCATACTACCTGAAGGTGCAGTTCAACAGCCAACGGGTGGCCTCGGCCGAGGAACTGGCCGAGATTGCCGGCGACCTGTTGGATGACCTGCTCGGGGAGCTGATGTTGTGCGTGCCCGACTGGGCCGAGGTAACCACGGGCGAGTGGCCCGAAGACAACAAGAAGAGGCCCGCATCGCGGGGGTAA
- the gatC gene encoding Asp-tRNA(Asn)/Glu-tRNA(Gln) amidotransferase subunit GatC translates to MAGRDDPSDIDVRKVARLARLAFADDQLPALSRELRSILEHVQGLNELQLDRVEPLSHPTDQEALLADDVPAGELSHEQLERMAPRMDGPFLHVPKVLGDGQGA, encoded by the coding sequence ATGGCTGGCCGCGACGATCCATCTGATATCGACGTTCGCAAGGTTGCGCGACTGGCCAGGCTGGCGTTCGCCGATGACCAACTCCCGGCACTATCGCGCGAGTTGCGGTCGATCCTCGAGCATGTGCAGGGCCTGAACGAACTGCAACTCGATCGGGTTGAACCGCTTTCGCACCCCACGGACCAGGAAGCATTGCTGGCCGACGATGTTCCCGCCGGCGAGTTGTCGCATGAACAGTTGGAGCGCATGGCGCCACGGATGGACGGGCCGTTCCTTCACGTGCCCAAGGTCCTCGGAGACGGCCAGGGCGCCTGA
- a CDS encoding DMT family transporter — translation MSGSPSSSEGAPSQLGGVFLVVLTLLGWSSIPLFLRYFAEDIDGWTSNGWRYGFAALLWLPLLIVVGARKKLPRGLFKLALVPAAFNIVGQVCFTWAHYMLDPGMLTFALRAHIVFVTVGAALLFASEREVIRRPLFLLGIVLVVGGTSATILFAPDKPSTASEASGVLADDPALARTIGVALSIAAGGLFACYALSVRKFMVGVNSMIAFAAISQYTALAMVGLMLGLGTAYGLSALPTAWAGDDALSVTGFWLLLASSVIGIALGHVAYYMSINRLGVAVASGVIQLQPFVVSTASLVIFKELLTGGQWVAGAIAVSGAGSMLWSQHRAQRGKAPLLARRRRTRLMESDAGELPADHVAAAAEAADEPEQVITGSRPQRTP, via the coding sequence GTGAGCGGTTCTCCATCAAGCTCTGAGGGCGCGCCGAGCCAACTCGGCGGCGTATTCCTGGTCGTCCTGACGCTGTTGGGATGGTCGAGCATCCCCCTTTTCCTGCGGTACTTCGCTGAGGACATCGACGGGTGGACCAGCAATGGCTGGCGGTATGGCTTCGCGGCATTGCTGTGGCTGCCGTTGCTGATCGTCGTTGGTGCGAGGAAGAAGCTGCCCCGGGGCCTTTTCAAGCTCGCCCTGGTGCCCGCTGCATTTAACATCGTGGGCCAGGTGTGCTTCACGTGGGCCCACTACATGCTCGACCCGGGCATGCTGACGTTCGCACTTCGGGCCCACATCGTCTTCGTCACGGTCGGGGCGGCCCTGCTGTTCGCCAGCGAACGCGAGGTCATCCGACGGCCGCTCTTTCTGCTGGGCATCGTCCTGGTGGTCGGCGGCACGAGCGCCACGATCTTGTTTGCGCCAGACAAGCCCTCGACGGCCAGCGAGGCCAGCGGCGTCTTGGCCGACGACCCCGCTCTAGCCCGCACCATTGGCGTGGCTCTGTCGATCGCCGCGGGCGGGCTGTTTGCCTGCTATGCCCTGAGCGTGCGCAAGTTCATGGTGGGCGTGAACTCGATGATCGCCTTCGCTGCCATCAGCCAATACACCGCCCTGGCCATGGTGGGCCTGATGCTCGGGCTTGGGACCGCGTATGGGTTGTCGGCCCTGCCTACGGCGTGGGCTGGCGACGACGCTCTGAGCGTGACCGGCTTCTGGCTGTTGCTTGCCAGCAGCGTCATCGGCATCGCGCTGGGCCACGTGGCGTACTACATGTCGATCAACCGACTGGGCGTGGCCGTCGCCAGCGGCGTCATCCAGCTCCAGCCGTTCGTGGTGAGCACTGCCAGTCTGGTGATCTTCAAGGAACTCTTGACCGGCGGACAATGGGTCGCCGGCGCGATCGCCGTGAGCGGGGCGGGTTCGATGCTCTGGAGCCAGCACCGGGCCCAGCGGGGCAAGGCGCCGCTCCTGGCTCGACGACGCCGCACACGCCTGATGGAATCTGATGCAGGCGAGTTGCCCGCCGATCACGTGGCCGCGGCGGCCGAAGCGGCGGATGAACCCGAGCAAGTGATTACGGGTTCGCGGCCGCAGCGAACACCATGA
- a CDS encoding DUF4190 domain-containing protein — protein MADYYYTDANRNPMGPIPFEELRSMYEQGKLASGALVAEVGATEWQSAAEFLRPGPSGPVEATPPVASLDPNDRFEPLAGWAFGLGLASWLCISILGAIPGAILGHMALGKMKRDGNPNQAAKVLAIIGLILSYVQIGVFVLSIIVGLLMVFAAAANP, from the coding sequence ATGGCCGATTACTACTACACCGACGCAAACCGTAACCCGATGGGCCCGATCCCCTTCGAAGAACTCCGCTCGATGTACGAGCAGGGCAAACTGGCAAGCGGAGCCCTCGTGGCCGAGGTTGGCGCCACCGAGTGGCAGTCCGCTGCTGAGTTTCTGCGGCCGGGTCCTAGCGGGCCTGTCGAGGCCACGCCGCCCGTGGCATCCCTCGACCCGAACGATCGGTTCGAGCCGCTCGCCGGCTGGGCGTTTGGTCTGGGGCTGGCCTCCTGGTTGTGCATCAGCATCCTGGGGGCGATCCCCGGCGCCATCCTGGGCCATATGGCGCTGGGCAAGATGAAGCGCGATGGTAATCCCAATCAGGCCGCCAAGGTGCTGGCGATCATCGGCCTCATTCTCAGCTACGTACAGATCGGCGTGTTCGTACTTTCCATAATCGTGGGCCTGCTCATGGTGTTCGCTGCGGCCGCGAACCCGTAA
- the lipA gene encoding lipoyl synthase produces MALAPHAVSQPTKPATQPRHPRPAGGNPLRRVDKPLLSLTGQVLNNEGPQHLANKRKPSWLKAKLPGGPGYEKVKAIMDEHGLFTVCQEAGCPNMGECWARGVATIMILGDTCTRACGFCNVKTGRPPVLDKDEPRRVAESLRLMHEQAKLKHVVITSVNRDELADGGAGIWAETIMRGREACPGMSLEVLIPDFEGNWGALQMVIDAKPHIINHNLECVRRMYPAVRPSAKFDRSLELLRRVKEQGGVAKTGIMVGIGEKDEEVLALFDDVLEGTRATGPDGSEDACDILTIGQYLQPTRNHLPIDRWVHPDTFAMYKEEGLKRGFKVIESGPLVRSSYHADHQADVLSTIEAERARRQVP; encoded by the coding sequence ATGGCCCTTGCTCCCCACGCCGTTTCGCAGCCAACCAAGCCCGCAACCCAGCCCCGCCACCCGCGGCCGGCTGGTGGTAATCCCCTACGACGCGTCGACAAGCCGTTGCTCAGCCTGACCGGACAGGTCCTCAACAACGAGGGCCCCCAGCACTTGGCCAACAAGCGCAAGCCCAGCTGGCTGAAGGCCAAGCTCCCCGGCGGGCCCGGCTACGAGAAGGTCAAGGCCATCATGGACGAGCACGGCCTGTTCACCGTGTGCCAGGAGGCCGGCTGCCCCAACATGGGCGAGTGCTGGGCCCGCGGCGTGGCCACCATCATGATCCTGGGCGACACCTGCACTCGGGCCTGCGGCTTCTGCAACGTCAAGACTGGCCGCCCGCCGGTGCTCGACAAGGACGAGCCCCGCCGTGTGGCCGAAAGCCTCAGGCTCATGCACGAGCAGGCTAAGCTGAAGCACGTGGTGATCACCAGCGTGAACCGCGACGAGCTGGCCGACGGCGGCGCGGGCATCTGGGCCGAGACGATCATGCGGGGCCGCGAGGCCTGCCCCGGCATGAGCCTGGAGGTCCTGATCCCCGACTTCGAGGGCAACTGGGGGGCGCTCCAGATGGTCATCGACGCCAAGCCCCACATCATCAACCACAACCTCGAGTGCGTCCGCCGGATGTACCCGGCCGTGCGCCCGAGCGCCAAGTTCGACCGCTCGCTGGAGCTCCTCCGGCGCGTGAAGGAGCAGGGCGGGGTGGCCAAGACGGGCATCATGGTGGGCATCGGCGAGAAGGACGAGGAAGTGCTGGCCCTCTTCGACGACGTGCTCGAGGGCACCCGGGCAACCGGCCCCGACGGCAGCGAGGACGCCTGTGACATCCTGACCATCGGCCAGTACCTCCAGCCCACCCGCAACCACCTGCCCATCGACCGCTGGGTGCACCCCGACACCTTCGCGATGTACAAGGAAGAGGGCCTCAAGCGGGGCTTCAAGGTCATCGAGAGCGGGCCGCTGGTGCGGTCGAGCTACCACGCCGACCACCAGGCCGATGTGCTGAGCACGATCGAGGCGGAGCGGGCGAGGCGGCAGGTCCCCTAA
- the gmk gene encoding guanylate kinase, with the protein MSEPKHRLPTDTDDGLLVVMSGPSGVGKTTIARAVDRAIPDALFSVSATTRAQTAADVEGVDYHFVSEDEFRAMVARDEFLEWAEVFGRLYGTPRAWVDEQLRRGRVVICDIDVEGARQIKAKMPDALTLFVLPPSEDELLERLRARKREGEEAIQRRFAEAKREIAAARASGVYEHFLVNEDLEASIAQALALVTNARSRTKR; encoded by the coding sequence ATGTCCGAGCCCAAGCACCGCCTGCCGACCGATACCGATGATGGGCTGCTCGTGGTGATGAGCGGCCCGAGCGGCGTGGGCAAGACCACCATCGCACGCGCGGTCGACCGCGCCATTCCCGACGCCCTCTTCAGCGTGTCGGCCACCACCCGGGCACAGACCGCCGCGGACGTGGAAGGCGTCGACTATCACTTCGTCAGCGAGGATGAGTTCCGTGCGATGGTCGCTCGCGATGAATTCCTCGAGTGGGCCGAGGTATTTGGTCGGCTGTATGGAACACCCCGGGCCTGGGTCGATGAGCAGCTTCGACGAGGCAGGGTCGTCATCTGCGATATCGACGTGGAGGGCGCTCGGCAGATCAAGGCCAAGATGCCCGATGCCCTGACGCTCTTCGTGCTGCCCCCCAGCGAGGATGAACTGCTCGAACGCCTGCGGGCCAGGAAGCGCGAGGGCGAAGAGGCAATCCAGCGTCGCTTCGCAGAGGCAAAGCGTGAGATCGCCGCGGCCCGGGCCAGCGGGGTGTACGAGCATTTCCTCGTAAACGAGGATTTGGAGGCGTCGATCGCCCAAGCACTCGCGTTGGTCACGAACGCCCGGTCCAGAACAAAGCGATAA
- a CDS encoding lysophospholipid acyltransferase family protein, whose translation MARKKDLPNRGLPAPVVIAGMAGVRIFVGSLAAPPWPIVRAVTRSAGCYYATRSMNSHRLDRARAHLRAAFPEAPPERVEQLAVEAYQHLFLLGAEMARSPRTMNTDSVLAHVEFGDVEKGIKAIVSGRPCILMTGHCGNWEVLATTMGLLGIPMHAIYRPMDFEPLDRWVRRERSRPGVIMVDKFGAMHQLPKLMEQGACPAFVADQNAGDRGVFVPYFGRLASSYKSIGLLAMKFNATIICGAAHRIPSTDGDTKYRLTIHDTFGPEDWSEHPDPVFYLTARYRRALETAVRQAPEQYLWMYRIWKSRPRHERLDKPFPEKLREHLRLLPWVTDDEASEIEERSERDRATIRAGGLI comes from the coding sequence GTGGCCCGGAAGAAAGACCTGCCCAACCGAGGACTGCCCGCCCCCGTCGTCATAGCCGGGATGGCGGGCGTTCGCATTTTCGTGGGTTCGCTGGCCGCCCCACCGTGGCCGATCGTGCGAGCGGTGACACGGTCGGCGGGTTGTTACTACGCGACGCGATCGATGAACAGCCATCGGCTGGATCGTGCCCGGGCCCACCTGCGTGCGGCATTCCCCGAGGCCCCGCCCGAGCGCGTGGAGCAACTGGCGGTCGAGGCGTACCAGCACCTGTTCCTGCTCGGTGCGGAAATGGCACGCAGCCCCCGCACGATGAACACCGACAGCGTGCTGGCGCACGTCGAGTTCGGAGACGTCGAAAAGGGCATCAAGGCCATCGTGTCAGGCCGCCCGTGCATCCTCATGACCGGGCACTGCGGCAACTGGGAGGTGCTGGCCACCACAATGGGCCTGCTTGGCATCCCGATGCACGCAATCTACCGCCCGATGGACTTCGAGCCGCTCGATCGCTGGGTGCGCCGCGAACGCAGCCGCCCGGGCGTGATCATGGTCGACAAGTTCGGCGCGATGCACCAGCTTCCCAAGCTCATGGAGCAGGGCGCCTGCCCCGCGTTCGTGGCCGACCAGAATGCCGGTGATCGGGGCGTCTTCGTACCGTACTTTGGTCGCCTGGCCAGCAGCTACAAGTCCATCGGGCTGCTGGCCATGAAGTTCAACGCGACGATCATCTGCGGCGCCGCCCATCGCATTCCGAGCACCGATGGCGACACCAAGTATCGCCTGACGATCCACGACACGTTCGGGCCCGAAGACTGGTCCGAGCATCCCGATCCGGTGTTCTATCTCACCGCCCGATACCGCCGAGCCCTGGAGACCGCCGTCAGACAGGCGCCCGAGCAGTATCTCTGGATGTATCGCATCTGGAAGAGCCGGCCCCGGCACGAACGCCTCGACAAGCCATTTCCGGAGAAGTTGCGTGAACACCTGCGGTTGCTGCCGTGGGTGACCGACGACGAGGCGTCTGAGATCGAGGAACGGAGCGAACGCGACCGCGCCACCATCCGCGCGGGCGGGTTGATCTAG
- a CDS encoding polysaccharide biosynthesis/export family protein: MTDTTRSIQGSFTGRGRRLLAPTLLAGATLLGGCGVHSWFDQSVVGRWEVTPTTAPILDRISAVEGPDDGFVQYSEVTPDDLVPRPREYRVGPGDFLQIIVFDLRPAGQPAEFQTAVDTRGMVYLEEVGEVQVAGLTADGIREAVSQAVVDFVTRPQVLVRVLERRQATYTMVGAVPGTGKFPIPKADWFLMDALAEAGWIREGTDEIFIIRQIPLSESRQVDLGPQETPDSQEQGGSRPASGEDLLDDVDRLLEGGARPGAFSVAQDGSQSGGQTQSQRPAVDLIDDSGQRVQPSQDSQGLGDDTTWMFLDGQWVRVNPGTAAAASRRQQGGAIGGVLTDETSTSQLVTQRIIRVPAQKLIEGDMRYNVVIEPGDIVRVPQRLDGLYFVAGFVNRPGGFALAQKLTLMRAIDQAGGVNQLGVPERIELVRMLDGDRQAIIQLDLRAINRGVEPDIYLKANDRINVGSSIWAYPLAVVRNGFRATYGFGFLLDRNFGNDVFGPPPLDSRF, encoded by the coding sequence ATGACCGACACGACACGATCGATTCAAGGCAGCTTCACCGGACGCGGCCGCCGACTGCTCGCCCCGACCCTGCTCGCGGGCGCCACGCTCCTGGGGGGCTGCGGCGTCCATAGCTGGTTCGACCAGAGCGTGGTGGGCCGGTGGGAGGTCACGCCCACCACGGCGCCGATCCTCGACCGCATCTCAGCGGTCGAGGGGCCCGACGACGGCTTCGTCCAGTACAGCGAGGTCACGCCCGACGACTTAGTGCCCCGCCCTCGGGAGTATCGAGTCGGCCCGGGCGATTTCCTCCAGATCATCGTCTTCGACTTGCGGCCTGCGGGCCAGCCGGCCGAATTCCAGACCGCCGTCGACACACGTGGCATGGTCTACTTGGAAGAAGTGGGCGAGGTTCAGGTGGCCGGGCTAACCGCGGACGGAATCCGCGAGGCGGTCTCTCAGGCCGTCGTCGACTTTGTGACCAGGCCGCAGGTGCTGGTTCGCGTGCTCGAGCGTCGCCAGGCGACGTACACGATGGTGGGGGCGGTCCCAGGTACGGGCAAGTTCCCGATCCCCAAGGCCGATTGGTTCCTTATGGATGCCCTCGCAGAGGCGGGCTGGATCCGGGAGGGAACCGACGAGATCTTCATCATCCGGCAGATTCCGCTCTCGGAGAGCCGCCAGGTCGATCTTGGCCCCCAAGAAACCCCGGACTCACAGGAACAAGGTGGCTCGAGGCCGGCCAGTGGTGAAGACCTGCTCGACGACGTCGATCGCCTGCTCGAGGGCGGCGCGCGGCCGGGCGCTTTCAGCGTAGCCCAGGACGGCTCGCAATCCGGTGGTCAGACGCAATCCCAGCGCCCCGCCGTTGATCTGATCGACGACTCGGGCCAGCGCGTCCAGCCCTCTCAGGACAGCCAGGGGCTCGGAGACGACACCACCTGGATGTTCCTGGACGGCCAGTGGGTGCGCGTGAACCCGGGCACGGCTGCGGCGGCATCGCGACGCCAGCAGGGCGGCGCCATCGGCGGCGTGCTGACCGATGAAACCTCGACCAGCCAACTGGTGACCCAGCGCATCATCCGCGTGCCGGCGCAGAAGCTGATCGAAGGCGATATGCGGTACAACGTCGTGATTGAACCTGGCGACATCGTCCGCGTTCCGCAGCGTTTGGATGGATTGTATTTTGTCGCCGGGTTCGTGAATCGGCCTGGCGGGTTTGCGCTGGCTCAAAAGCTGACGCTGATGCGTGCGATCGACCAGGCCGGCGGCGTGAACCAGCTTGGCGTGCCCGAGCGGATCGAACTTGTGCGCATGCTCGACGGCGATCGGCAGGCGATCATCCAACTCGATCTGCGAGCGATCAATCGCGGGGTGGAGCCTGACATCTACCTGAAGGCCAACGACCGGATCAACGTGGGCTCGTCCATCTGGGCGTATCCGCTCGCGGTCGTCCGCAACGGATTCCGAGCAACCTATGGCTTCGGCTTCCTGCTGGACCGGAACTTCGGCAACGACGTCTTCGGCCCGCCGCCGCTGGATAGCCGCTTCTAA
- a CDS encoding exosortase/archaeosortase family protein, giving the protein MSVASASQSMSRQGAPAALGSLRWQGVAVLGMIALIGFAWLFREWFFKQGMISYRALDDWGHAFAVPAIAAYLLYQRRERLLAAPVKPFWPGLLPLLLGIACYVFFIVGVPTHMLQGFALVLAVFGFVLLVFGPHVMRVAIMPIAFLLFAVTISERIMIAITFQLQLIASQGGYLLLTIFGFPFGIESMVEGNVISVMDDAGNTHQLNVAEACSGMRMVVAFIALGAAVALTQCRHWWQRVAVVLLSLPVAIALNVVRVAVLGFLTVLVDPDLASGEAHMLIGTLLLIPGLAVFLLLVWILNRVVSDEPASEVAKG; this is encoded by the coding sequence GTGAGCGTGGCGTCGGCATCGCAGAGCATGAGCAGGCAGGGCGCTCCGGCGGCCCTCGGCTCGCTGCGCTGGCAGGGCGTCGCGGTCCTGGGCATGATCGCCCTCATTGGCTTTGCCTGGCTGTTTCGCGAGTGGTTCTTCAAGCAGGGCATGATCAGCTACCGGGCCCTGGACGACTGGGGCCACGCCTTTGCCGTGCCCGCCATCGCGGCCTATCTGCTTTATCAACGCCGTGAACGTCTGCTGGCGGCGCCGGTGAAGCCATTCTGGCCCGGATTGCTCCCGCTGCTGCTGGGCATTGCCTGCTACGTGTTCTTTATCGTGGGCGTGCCAACGCACATGCTCCAGGGGTTCGCCCTGGTGCTGGCCGTCTTCGGATTCGTGCTGCTGGTCTTCGGTCCACACGTGATGCGGGTGGCGATCATGCCCATCGCGTTCCTTCTGTTCGCGGTGACGATCTCCGAACGGATCATGATCGCCATCACGTTCCAACTCCAGCTCATCGCGAGTCAGGGTGGGTACTTGCTGCTGACGATCTTCGGCTTCCCCTTCGGTATCGAGTCGATGGTGGAGGGGAACGTCATTAGCGTCATGGACGACGCGGGGAACACGCATCAATTGAACGTGGCCGAGGCATGCAGCGGCATGCGCATGGTCGTGGCGTTCATCGCGCTGGGCGCCGCGGTGGCATTGACGCAGTGTCGCCACTGGTGGCAGCGGGTCGCCGTCGTGCTGCTTTCGCTGCCGGTCGCGATTGCGCTGAACGTCGTCCGCGTGGCGGTGCTGGGCTTCCTGACCGTGCTGGTCGATCCGGACCTGGCGTCTGGTGAAGCGCACATGTTGATCGGCACCTTGCTCTTGATTCCCGGCCTTGCCGTCTTCCTTCTGCTCGTGTGGATCCTGAATCGTGTGGTGAGCGACGAGCCCGCCAGCGAGGTGGCCAAGGGATGA